The Desulfitobacterium chlororespirans DSM 11544 genome window below encodes:
- a CDS encoding TrkA C-terminal domain-containing protein has protein sequence MEYNARYQEIAIDIAHSIVMGEYREGEKIHGRSTLAGRYNVSPETIRRSIAILQTMGVVMVSQGVGITVVSKSMAEKFMRGFDQKAEIQVYFDELKKLMEQRREIDQKIDAHLTKIVNYTDRLASRWMDVAEIEIAKGSSAKGKTLSDLKLREKTGLTVVAVVRGGIEQFSPGAEFILDDGDILLAVGSEQGKEKLQEILR, from the coding sequence ATGGAATATAATGCACGTTATCAGGAAATTGCGATAGATATTGCTCATTCTATCGTTATGGGAGAATACCGGGAAGGGGAAAAAATTCATGGACGCTCTACTTTAGCGGGGCGTTATAATGTATCTCCGGAGACTATCCGGCGCTCCATTGCTATCCTCCAAACGATGGGCGTAGTCATGGTAAGCCAAGGGGTAGGGATTACGGTAGTCTCCAAAAGCATGGCGGAAAAATTTATGAGGGGTTTTGACCAGAAAGCAGAAATTCAGGTCTATTTTGATGAACTGAAAAAACTTATGGAACAAAGACGTGAGATCGATCAGAAGATCGATGCCCATCTCACCAAAATCGTGAACTATACAGATCGTTTGGCCAGCCGTTGGATGGATGTGGCCGAAATTGAAATCGCCAAAGGCTCCAGCGCCAAGGGCAAAACTTTAAGTGATTTAAAATTGAGGGAGAAGACAGGTTTAACGGTTGTGGCTGTGGTCAGAGGGGGAATCGAGCAATTTTCTCCGGGAGCGGAGTTTATCCTGGACGACGGAGATATCCTGCTGGCGGTAGGCTCTGAACAAGGTAAAGAAAAACTTCAGGAAATCCTTCGCTAG